A window of the Buchnera aphidicola (Pterocallis alni) genome harbors these coding sequences:
- the dapD gene encoding 2,3,4,5-tetrahydropyridine-2,6-dicarboxylate N-succinyltransferase, translated as MENIKNIINQTFKKIETVNYNNIDINSFHAINNTINLIDQGVLKISEKRNGIWITHQWIKKAILLYFKIQKNQLINTSNNIYYDKIPLKYENITQEELKKKNIRIVPPASIRKGSFIGNNTILMPCFINIGAYVNQGTMIDTWSTVGSCAYIGKNVHLSGGVGIGGVLEPIQQNPTIIEDNCFIGARSEIVEGVIVEEGSVISMGVYIGQSTKIYNRITKEITYGKIPAGSVVVPGTLPSTDKKYNLYCAIIVKTVDHKTLKKIEINQLLRNIT; from the coding sequence ATGGAAAATATAAAAAATATTATTAATCAAACATTTAAAAAAATAGAAACAGTAAATTATAACAACATAGATATTAATAGTTTTCATGCTATTAATAACACAATTAATTTAATAGACCAAGGAGTATTAAAAATATCAGAAAAAAGAAATGGTATATGGATTACACATCAATGGATAAAAAAAGCAATATTACTATACTTTAAAATACAAAAAAATCAATTAATCAATACATCAAACAATATTTATTATGATAAAATACCATTAAAATATGAAAATATCACACAAGAAGAATTAAAAAAAAAAAATATTAGAATAGTACCTCCCGCATCAATTAGAAAAGGATCATTTATAGGTAATAATACTATCTTAATGCCTTGCTTTATAAATATTGGAGCATATGTAAATCAAGGTACTATGATTGATACTTGGTCTACTGTTGGATCTTGTGCTTATATTGGTAAAAATGTACATTTATCAGGTGGAGTAGGCATAGGTGGTGTATTAGAACCAATACAACAAAACCCAACTATTATTGAAGATAATTGTTTTATTGGAGCTAGATCAGAAATTGTAGAAGGAGTAATAGTAGAAGAAGGATCGGTGATTTCTATGGGGGTATATATTGGACAAAGTACTAAAATATATAATAGAATAACAAAAGAAATCACTTATGGGAAAATACCAGCAGGGTCTGTAGTAGTTCCTGGAACACTACCATCAACAGATAAAAAATACAACTTATATTGTGCAATTATAGTCAAAACTGTGGATCATAAAACATTAAAAAAAATAGAAATAAATCAATTATTAAGAAATATAACCTAA